The following proteins are encoded in a genomic region of Arachis stenosperma cultivar V10309 chromosome 4, arast.V10309.gnm1.PFL2, whole genome shotgun sequence:
- the LOC130974233 gene encoding polyphenol oxidase I, chloroplastic-like, which translates to MSPFSRVLSTFFALIIVLFFLINTTTISTSFFTYTSVFSHFLATFHGKNNHHYSSNDQTDQPNLSLRRSTWRNPFIAFKGINDISPSSVFTKKNISRAISPDIAKCGPVELPPNAITLPYCCPILPSPLKIIDFKEFAKPNAPLRVRKPIHLLDDEYMAKLEKGIAIMKSLPENDPRNYIQQAKVHCVYCNGGYPQKPPFQNLKIDIHRSWLFYPFHRWYIYFFERILGNLIGDPNFAVPYWSWDSIEGMQMPKYFANPNSSLYHHLRDPRHLPPYIVDLNYHVNAESTTQDQQVKYNLAFMYKQMVLADTKEVFMGGVYRHGDQAQPAIGSVELAPHNTVHKWVGRADLPSQEDMGTFYTAARDPIFYPHHSNLDRLWGIWTSLDGGRKDYRDDQDWLDSEFFFYDENLNLVRVNIRDSLDTKKLGYVYEEVELPWLNASPKPSRSKLQRQEKKASLLASSQDPMTTTITKFPLVLDSKVSVVVNRPKKLRSKLEKEREEEVLVMEIIDLHSDKDVKFDVHVDDDEEMLSGPDKAEFVGTFTSVPHGSHKSKTKYLVAISKVLEILEAEEDENIVVTLAPIVGKGLVSIGSIMVEYIPK; encoded by the coding sequence ATGAGTCCTTTTTCACGGGTTCTATCTACTTTCTTTGCTCTCATTATTGTCCTCTTCTTTCTCATCAACACCACCACCATCTCCACCTCATTCTTCACCTACACCAGTGTTTTCTCTCATTTCTTGGCCACTTTTCACGGCAAAAACAACCACCACTACTCCTCCAATGACCAAACAGATCAACCCAATCTTAGTCTACGGAGATCCACATGGAGGAACCCTTTCATTGCATTCAAGGGTATAAATGACATTTCACCCTCCTCTGTTTTCACAAAGAAAAACATATCAAGAGCAATCTCCCCAGATATTGCAAAGTGTGGCCCTGTAGAGCTACCTCCAAATGCAATAACCCTACCATATTGTTGTCCAATTCTACCCTCACCCTTAAAGATCATAGATTTCAAAGAATTTGCAAAACCAAATGCTCCTCTTAGGGTTAGAAAACCAATCCACTTGCTAGATGATGAGTACATGGCCAAATTAGAAAAGGGCATTGCCATTATGAAATCACTACCTGAAAATGACCCACGTAATTACATACAACAAGCCAAAGTCCATTGTGTTTATTGCAATGGTGGTTACCCTCAAAAACCCCCCTTCCAAAACCTAAAGATTGACATCCATAGATCATGGCTTTTCTACCCTTTCCACCGTTGGTACATCTATTTCTTTGAGAGAATCTTGGGGAATTTAATTGGGGATCCAAATTTCGCTGTCCCATATTGGAGTTGGGATTCCATTGAAGGCATGCAAATGCCAAAGTACTTTGCAAACCCAAACTCTTCACTTTACCACCACCTTAGAGACCCAAGACACTTACCACCTTATATCGTTGACCTTAACTACCACGTCAATGCTGAATCCACTACTCAAGATCAACAAGTCAAATATAATCTTGCATTCATGTACAAGCAAATGGTTTTGGCAGATACTAAAGAAGTTTTCATGGGCGGTGTTTATCGTCATGGGGATCAAGCTCAGCCGGCCATTGGGTCGGTTGAGCTTGCTCCCCATAACACCGTCCATAAATGGGTCGGAAGGGCGGATCTTCCGAGCCAGGAAGACATGGGAACGTTCTATACGGCGGCCAGAGACCCCATTTTCTATCCTCATCATTCGAATTTGGATAGGTTATGGGGGATTTGGACTTCTTTGGATGGTGGTAGAAAAGATTATAGAGATGATCAAGACTGGTTAGATTCCGAGTTTTTCTTCTATGATGAGAATCTGAATCTTGTTCGTGTTAATATAAGAGATTCTCTTGATACTAAGAAGTTAGGGTATGTTTATGAAGAAGTTGAACTTCCTTGGCTTAATGCTTCTCCAAAACCAAGTAGAAGCAAGTTGCAAAGGCAAGAAAAGAAGGCTTCACTTTTGGCATCATCACAAGATCCAATGACTACTACTATTACCAAGTTTCCTTTGGTTTTGGATTCTAAGGTAAGTGTTGTTGTTAATAGGCCTAAGAAATTGAGAAGTAAATTGGAgaaggaaagagaggaagaggtTTTGGTTATGGAGATTATTGATTTGCATAGTGATAAAGATGTGAAGTTTGATGTtcatgttgatgatgatgaagaaatGCTGAGTGGGCCAGATAAAGCAGAGTTTGTTGGCACTTTTACAAGTGTGCCACATGGTAGCCATAAATCAAAGACTAAGTATTTGGTTGCTATATCAAAGGTGTTGGAGATTTTGGAagctgaagaagatgaaaatattgTGGTAACATTAGCCCCTATTGTTGGAAAAGGTTTGGTCAGCATAGGAAGCATCATGGTTGAGTATATACCAAAGTAG